The stretch of DNA CTATCGACCAATGGGCCTTCTGCGCAATCACCCAAAGCAAAGGATGCCGAGCGTTCTACGACGAGCGACGTGCCAAAGGTGATCTCCACCACCAGGCGCTACGTACCCTCGGGAACCGCCTCGTCGGGATACTCCACGGATGCCTCCAACACGGCACCATCTACAACGAAGACACAGCCTGGGCACACCGCCAACCAGCCGTCACCACAAAAGCAGCTTGACAAGATCCGCGCCTGGGGTGTCTAGTCAACTTCCATGTCAACCACGAGGAAGCTGTTGGCTGTGACGGCGAATGGACAAGGACATGCCCCCGGAAATCTTCATCGGCGAACACAGGCCCCTGTGGTGCTCAGAGTTCTGGCAGTTCGTCGCCGGGATGCAACATTCGTAACCGTAGACGGAGGACCAGTGCTGACACCGACGCGCCGCCACACCAACCATTGTGTCTGAGTGCACATTTCGGAGACGGATAAAGAAATCAATCCCATCATCCGATCATCAATCCCCTCATCCGATGACTATAAATTCAATAGTCATTTAGTGCGCGCGAGGTATAGTCCGATATACGGGACGTACAGGTAAACCACCGGTCCTTTTGGGAACCTTAGATCGAGAGATCAAACGGTGGGGGACTGGACCTGTTCATCGTGATGGGTCGTGTGTAATGAACGGTAAGACCCGCCAACATGAGGCTGAAAATAAGTTAGTTCGCGACAATCTTGACCTGGTTGGTCAAGTAGTGGCAAGAGTTTCGGCTCGATATCCGCGTCATGTCGATCGACAAGAATTATGGAACGCGGGAGCTCTCGGTTTGGTAGAAGCGGCGCGCCGTTTCGACCCAGACGCGGGCATTCCTTTCGACAGGTACGCGTCTATTCGCGTGCGCGGAGCCATCATCGATTCGACGCGTTCTCGAGATTGGACGACCCGGTCAGTCCGGCGTCGTTATCGGGAGATGGAAGACGCCAGCCAGGCATTCATCGAACGTTCAGGGCGCGCACCAAACACAAGCGAATTGGCAGCAACACTCGGCGTCACCAAGGACGAGCTCAACCAAATCCAGGCACGTAGCCAAGCGTCGATGCTCCTGTATCTAGACAACGAAACCGACGACACCGGTCTGTCCTTGCGGGACACCGTCGTCGAAACGGACACCAACGTCCAGCCCGAAGCGGCGATTGAGCACAAGGAGATGATGGGCACGCTCACGAACGCCGTGGAACACCTCCCCGTCGTGCACAGCGAGGTAGTCCATCGTTACTACCTCCACGGCGAGCTTCTCCAGGACATCGCCACCGAACTTGGAGTTAGCCAGGCTCGTGTCAGCCAAATCCGAGCAGAGGCTCTGACCGCGCTGAGGGCGTGGTTCGGGTCTCTGTACGAGGGCATCCCCGAGGTTCCGAATAGTGCACCAGGAAAACGCGCGCGGACAGCATTTGTTGCTGAGCTAGCAAGCCAGTCCACG from Acidobacteriota bacterium encodes:
- a CDS encoding IS110 family transposase; translation: IDQWAFCAITQSKGCRAFYDERRAKGDLHHQALRTLGNRLVGILHGCLQHGTIYNEDTAWAHRQPAVTTKAA
- a CDS encoding sigma-70 family RNA polymerase sigma factor → MNGKTRQHEAENKLVRDNLDLVGQVVARVSARYPRHVDRQELWNAGALGLVEAARRFDPDAGIPFDRYASIRVRGAIIDSTRSRDWTTRSVRRRYREMEDASQAFIERSGRAPNTSELAATLGVTKDELNQIQARSQASMLLYLDNETDDTGLSLRDTVVETDTNVQPEAAIEHKEMMGTLTNAVEHLPVVHSEVVHRYYLHGELLQDIATELGVSQARVSQIRAEALTALRAWFGSLYEGIPEVPNSAPGKRARTAFVAELASQSTWRTRFDQADAMPIERQAMGA